The DNA region ATGCTCGAGGGCCATTTATAGAGGATGGAGGAAGGAAGGACCTGCAGCATCACAAGGAGAGCAACCCTTCTCAAGACCATCCTCTGCTGAGTTCTTCTCCACCTCCCCAGGATCGAGGCATTGTCCCTCCAGCCATGGCACGCTGGGTTTCCCCACCTGCAGCCACCTCAGGGACACAGACATGGCCTAAAAAGCCACCAGAGGCAAAATTTCCACCTAAGCTCTCCAACCCGTGTCAACAACCCCCTGCCCAAGGATAAGGGGAGCCCACACAGCCCTTCCtgacctgcagcatgaaaaccaaaAGCACTTGCAATTTTCTCTGAGCAAATCCAAGTACAGATCATGCTGTCAAATCCTTATTTGATTTGTTTTTCTGGtggctctgctccatttgccttCATTACTTTCTCTGCCCTGTGCCATAGTCCAATAATGCAGCATCTGCCCAATAAAAGGTCCAGGAATATAATTTACAAGTAGTTGGCACCTCCTGCCTTGTCTGGGAGGGCGGGCTCCCTGGGTACACTGCCGACTGGAAAAAGTGGATTTTACAGTCATTGTCAGTGGGGTAAATAACCTCTGAGCACTGTTTGTAGCTTGATTTATTTTTGTGAGGTTGCAATTCTCCCAGACATTTGATTCATGGCTTGAAACTGAACCTCTCTAAGTATATTTCTTTACAGAGTCTTAAGAAAAATAAGtctggaaagaaagaaagaagggaagGTGCTTTTTTACAGCCTCAGGGATGAGGAAGAAGGTGCCTCTGGTGCTTGGATACAGCTGAGCCTGGGGAGAAGGAGCACTGGTGCTCCCAGTGTCCCACCTCCCCAGGtgaggcagccctggctgggtgaGCTGCTGCATTTCCTCTAGAAAAGCCTCTCTGAGACTGACAATACACGCTTATGTTGGTACATACGTGTGTACAGCAGCCTCAGTAAGGGATTGTTGTTGGGTTATTAGGAAAGAAGCATTTCCTGAGGATGCTGTGAGGGCAAGGGAACACATTGCTGTCTCCACAGTCCTTTGCTCTGAGGCTTTGGGATGTGCCTGTGCAGTGATGGGCAGAGCTTGGGGGCTGTGGTGTGGAGGAGGGCTTGCTCTGCACCCATTTTCAGGAGCAGAATGAATCCTCCCCACTATGGGTGCCAAACCCTGCACCCTCTGGGCTGGAGCCTCACAGCCTCGTGCCTAAACCTGCTGAAATTGGTGCAGGTGGCATCACCCTGGGCCTTTGGGCTGGGGAGTGCCCAAACTGGCCCTGCCACCGGCTGGGGCTCATCCTGAGCCTGATCTCACCCTGCCCTGGGTATCACTCCCAGGGAAACTGAGCTGCTCTACACAAAGTGATTCCTGCTGCAGGGCCAGCCTCCTCCAGACCCTGAAGGTGATAAAAGATCCCAAGTGGATGAGCCACAGCCTGGGAGGGAGCAAACCTGTTTGCAAAAGGAGATCTCACTGGGAGAAAGGTCcagaagaaaaatgggaaatttaaGGGAAAGTCCAAACATTTCCAGCCACAACGGTGCCAGATTTCTCTGTTTTAATGGGTTTTCTTTGGCCCCACCACACTGTGTCATGACTGCAGGGTTTGTGCAGCCTGAGCTTCAACCCTCTTGGTACTGAAAGGTGCATTTAGCACAGAAATGACTGGAGGGTGCAGAAATGCACCGAGCAGGAATAGTCACACTTTGCTCACTCATACTGAGCCACCTCTCTTTTGGCCAGTGCCTCAGACCAAAGGGGCACAAAATCAGGATCCATCTTTTGACCTCTGCTGCTCTCACCTGCAGAAAGGAGATCCTGCTcctgccaccactggtctggggtGAAGGCAGTGAACAGGGGGGGTCAGAGGTGCAGCAGCTACCTGGGGCTCACAGCAAAATGCCTTAaggttttctgggaaaaaaatataaatcctTCTCTTGTGGGATAAGCCTGCTtttgcagggcacagagcagcctcttgGAGGGGGGACAATTAGAGCAGAAGGTCCTGAGGATGCCAACAGTGCCCTCTGGCCACAGCACACTCATGAGTGTCCCGGGtaccaaaggcagctgctgtggggtgacCTGTGAGCTCAGGTCACAGGTCAGAATGAATCATCCCctctggtgctgcagcagaggagGGGACCTGCCCTCAGcagcggggaggggacacagctggagcaCAGCAGGACTGCAGTGGGACCATGTCTGTGCTTGGAGATGCTCTGGCTCCCTCTGGCTATTAAATCAAAAGGATCCCAGATTGCTTGGCCTGGTCTCTCCTGTTGTTTTAAATTGTTCTCCCAATTCCTGGCTCGAGCACAGTGACCAAAATCATCACTGTGACAGAAAAGCTGAGTGTTGGGACATCCTGAATGGGGCTGAAGACCCCCAAACCTGTTTCTAGGAGGTTTGGAGAGAAAACCATGGATGATGCAGAGGATGCCTCACTGCTGACCCCAGCCTCTCCCACACCTGCAGAATAAAATTGTACCAGTGTTGGCCAGAGGACCTGTTCAGCTCTgtagctgctgggctggggagatgTTGAACTCCTGGGGCAAGGAAGCAGGCCAGGAACTGGGAGGGGCAGCAAGAGGAGACAGAGAATTTCTCCCAGCAACTGAGGAGATGCTCACAGATAAGATAAGATAGGAGATGCTCACCCTCCAGAGCAATCTCAGTTCCAAGGGTAGGTGGTTTCCTGCTGCAACCACTGGCTTTTGAAATAGGGTTAAACTGTTACATCTCCTGGCTATGTCTGCCCAGAGACAATCAGCACAGAGACAAAAATCGCACTAGAGAGAAAAACCTTTAAATCCTCGTGTCACACTCACCCCACCCCACTGGGTGCAAATGGGTGCTTTTCAGCCCTATTATTACCTCTTactgtgttttctttcttttagctTTTTGCTGCTGTACATCTAATTCAACCATCCTTGACTGAATCAGTAGAAATGCATCTTATCTATCTCCCTTGCTCCATGGGAAGGGCTGAAGGAGTCCTCACCCAGCCCTCATCTTGCAGATGATGCTGAAGCACAGCACTTGCTGCTGTGTTTCAGGGTCCTGCCAGATGGACTCACCGCCTGTCGGCCGGGATTGCCACGGAAAAATAGGAACCAAACCCAGCTCCAGCCATTTGCTTTTCCATCTGTGCAGGGCGGTTGTTGAAATACAGAGAGGTTTGGAGCTGATGCCAGGATAAGTTTGGAGAAGTGAAGAGCTGTAGAAAGATGTGGATCTTCCTTTAGCCAGAGCAGAAATCACTGGAAAACACCAGAGGGGCAAAAAAGTCATCCTGAGCCTGGCATTGCTGGCTGGCTCCCAGGATGGCTTGGGGCTGGAGGTGTGGGAGATaagagcagagcaggcagcagcaatATCCTCCTGCTCCTTATTAATACAGCACTGAGGCTTGATGGGTCTCCTAAATTATCATGTCTTTCTTGTCATTAACTTGATTTCTTtctggtgacagcagcagcaaattggccccagctgctctgagcaaggGATGAGAAATTAAAAAGAATTAAATGAGCCAAGTGCTGGAGGGGTTGGTGTGCAGGGGAGGGGGTGCTTTGGGCCAGAGATGGACAAGgagggggaatgggaatggggatggggatggggatggggatggagatggggatggggatgggaatggggatggagatggggatggggatggggatggggatggggtcaTGGGGGTGGTTGGAAATGCCAGGAAGGGAGAAATGGGCTCAGGGCTCGTGCTTCTCCCTGCAAGCAGGACACTGAAAAGCAGGTGCCTGCCACAGTCAGGTCTGTCTGGAGAGGGGACagccctgtgtgtgctgaggCTGCTGCCATGCAAGAGGACATGTGGGAGCCCCTCAGGGATTCCCCCTCCAAGGAACATTCCCTGCCTGGGGGTGAAGGAGGACAGTGCTGCTGAGCTTCTCTGCAAGCTGATACACGCAGGTCTCAGGCAGCAAGGATTTTTTATCAGCtgtcctggaagaggccagtcaCAGGAACTGAGGACAAACGGATCTGTGTCTCCATTTTCTGCCACCTGTTGGCAGCTCTTGGCCCTGAGGCACTGCCAGGGCATGGAGACAATCTTGGAGAGCCAGTCCATCAGTCTCTGCCAAATACCTGCTGGGAAGCTGTGTGCTCccatcctgcagccccaggctgaTTGCTGTGTGAAATACAGCTTTAGACCTGGCTGTAGCCCCAGGGCCAGCTGGAGCCATCCTGTGCAGGCTCCGGGGTGGGCAAGAGGGGATGTCTCAGGCTCAGTCTCAGCATCCTCAATGTGAGATGGTCATTAATGTGACACAGTCACTCCACCCGCCCAGGAAAGATAACAAGAAAGATGAGTTTGGCCTCCCAGTCGTCTCAGACAGCTTTCTCCAATGTGCCACATTAAATAGTCCTGAGCTGAGAAGACAAACTCGCCCTGGCTGTCCTGATAAGCACAAAGAGTGATAAACCCACGTAATTAAAGTCTGCCACTGCAATAACATTGCAGCAGAGACAGCTGGAGCCTACCCTGAGCCTGGGTCCATACCTTGGGTTTTACTTGTTTTCATCCAAACTTACTTTGGAGAGACTCAGCCCAAGCACTGCTGAGTGCCAGGAGGGAGGGCAATGCCATCTGGGCATGCAGCAGTGCAGGAGCCAGGAGGGGCTGCTGTTCCCTTCCTGGCTGTAACACAGAGGAGTCCTTTGCAGAAGTAAACACACTCAGAACCATATTTGAAGAGGATCTGACCTTATAGAAAAGCACAAGGTTCATAAGGAGGCATTTCCCCTTGAGGTTATACAACCTTGCCCTCAGAAGCCTGGGCAGAGACAACAGGGACTGGTCAGGGACTGCTTTCACTGGTCCTGAATATACAGAACACCAGATAAAAGCTAACTTTTTCCAGTCTGGCCTTCCCAGCCTTCCTCTTCACTCTGGAATTTGCTGCACCCCAATGAGAGCTGGAGGGCTGATGCCCCCTCATCCACCACATCCCAGCCAGGGCACcaggcagcccctgggctgtgtgtgctggggccCTGAGCACGGCCTGTGGGGCTGTAGGAAAGCCCTTGCAGACTGCTGTCCTCAGGGTCAGTGCCCTGAGCCCAATCCCTCagtcctgccagcactcacagccaGCTGTGAGCAGCGCCCCTTGCCCCAGAGCTCAGCCATCCAGCTGGCTTCACTCCACTTACTGCCAGGCTAATTATCTTTCCTCACTTTCATTTTTTAACCAAAGTGTCCCCATGAACAAAATTAAGCATCACACAGGCTTCTCTGACATAAATCCTGCCATCTTTAGCAACCACAGTTGCTACAGGAGAAGATGTGGGCtaatccctctctctcttctaaCCCAATGAGGTGGGGTTTTAACCCTGCCCACTGTGAAGGTGCCCAGTGGCTTTAattgtccctgctggcctgtGGGAAGGGCAGTGGTGCCATGCACAGTGCCCTTCCCCTCGCCCTGCCAGCAGGACTGGCGGGTGGAAAATCCAGTGGGGTTTCCTACACAGGACCAAACACAGTCCTTCACTTCTCGGAGATGCCCTTTGTCCCTCTGGCTCTGGTGTTTCCCACCCCGTGTGCCCCAAGAGAGGTGGGGTGCAAGGGCCCCATCACCTCCCTGCCCgtggcctcagccctgcagggctcttggGTTTGCTGTGACATGGAGGACGCTGTCCCTGGTGCAGGTGGCAGCCCCAGTGCAGCACTGCTGAGCCagcctgagctcccagagctgcacctgagctcctgcagggccctgggctgggctgtgctccccaccctgccctgcccagcctcctGCAGGGCCTGCCTGGGAGCTGAGAGATTGCTGTGAGAATCCACTGAGGAGCCAGCCAGGAAGAGGGGCTGCCTCTGATCTGGGCCTAAAAACTGAGCCCAAAGGTGTCCCTGAGGAGCAGAATCAAATTCTATATATAGAATTCTATACACACCAGGGGCTGAACTAAAAAACATtcagaggtccctcccaacctgaactactccatgattctgtgatttcttgcTGTCTGTTTGTGTCCCTGCCCATCTTGTGCTGCCCATCACCATCTGCAGGCACTATGTGTTGGCTTTTCACCACCACTACCAGCCTGGAATAAGGGGAACAAATGAAATATGGTTCAAAAAGCAGCCTAAGCTCAAACCCAGCACAATTTCCTGACATCTACATTTTcctgcttccctcctcccctAACAAAGGCTGGGATCTTGCTGggagaggctgctgtgctgcatCCGTGTCTGGGCAGCCCAAACCtgcccccctgcccagccctagACAAGGACTGCTCATTCCCAGGCTCACAAGAGCTTTGCCaaactcacactgcagcagttttccccatcccatggctatgtgaaggaaaggaaaaacaactctTCCCTTGAAACCATTTTCCCTTGAAAAGGGGCAGCAAAAAATCCGCTGGCACACTCTGGAGCCATTTATCATGGCTACAAATATACAAGGCAATTGCTGTAAAACTTGAGTTTGGCtctgcaaaggaaaaaaatcccaccccATGCTTGTTGCAAATAAtcacagcacaaaaaaaaagccttacaaggctggggcagcctcatAGATGAATTGCTTTTTAATCCCCAAAGCTCTGGTGATAAATCTTTTCCCTGGGAGCTCTGGAGACACAGTGTCACTCAGGGCATGCAGCAGCATGGGGGGAACAGCTctgggagctgagctggcacGGGGGGCAGGAGGGCTCCTGCTCCAGGAGCAggtgattgggcagcagctggcaGTGGGACAGAAGCTGCTGCAAGTCTGggagatggacagatggacaagtTTTGGGGAACAGCTCTTCAGAAGCAAAGTGTTTGGAGAGGAGATGGTGGCATGGAGCCCAACCTGACCACGTGCTCCGTATTGCAGGGACAGAGAGATGCTTCTCCCTGCTCTGAGCAAAGACACAGAGCAATGGCATGCACACACTCCCTGCATCTCCTGGCCCCTCAATTTACCTCTACTCTGGCCCATCTGGGGTCCCTTGGGCTCTGAAATATTTACTGGACTCCCAGGCAGTGTTTTGGAATGCTCCTTCTGCCCAGCCATCCTGAAGCACCAGTTACTCCCCCAGGCCAGTTACAGGGGTGGGAGCAGTGGGAACAGCTTGCCCTTCCTTGCCTTCCCCATCCCACAGGGCCCTTTGCTTCTAAATCACCTCCCTGGGAGGGATAATCCCTCTCATTTATACTGGGAAggtggcagggtcaggctggCCCTGAGGGCTCAGGGCAGTGGGGAGCATCGTTcttgaagctccataattccctTCTTGGGGGCTGCAGTGAGCCTGAGGCAGGAAGGAGTCCTCAACCACTGCCTTCCCAGTGGTGGAGAGGTGTAAAATGCTCTTCATGAAACCATTCTCCCTGAGGAGATCAGTTCCTTCTTTATTAGGTTTCATGCATTCATTAATTACAGGATTAAAGGACttgcccagcagcctttgagtccagcatctcttggGAGCCCGGCTGGCATTGGTACCCAGGAAGTCATCAAAACCCAGCCAGGGGAGCAAATACATCTCCACCCAGGAATTGCCACCAGCCATGCTGCAGCTACATGTCTGACAAGGTTTGGGATGCTGTGCAGGGTGATCCTGGCCCAGCTGTGCACGTGGAGTGCATGGTGGGGCACCACCACCCAATATATCAGGGCTTGGACTGCATATTCCCCTTGTGTGTCTCAGAGAGGAGAATTTGGGGACACCAAGGAGGATGGGGAGTCCCAGGTCAGGAGATGTCTGAATTTGGGGTCACCAAGGAGGGTGGAGAGTGCCAGGTTCTGGCAGCTGGGAACACAAGGCTGGGTAAAGGCCAAGGCAGTGCCTCACCTTTGTGGCTGCTCTGGACCCCATCCCAGGTGTGCTGCAACCAAGGATCCTGTAGAAAAGCCCTGGGAACACACACTCTGACACAGTCTGACACCGGCCAAggcactggagctgcagctgtatccctgcacagcctgcctgctcagggacagcaggacaaaTTTGCCTTCGTGCAGCACAAGGGACCCAAAACTCCACACGGGCGTCTGTCACTGTGTTATAAAATACTATTGACTGCCTATTAAAAAGCCATTCCCTGGAGATGTGTGGCTGAGGAAGCAGCTGGGTGAAGTGAGACAGGGCAGTAATGGCCATCAAGGAGGCATCAGTCACATCCACCCACGCAGCAGCAACAAGGGGCCCCACAGGGCTGCCAGGGTGCTGTGCCCTGCCAGACCATCACCAACAGGAGAGAGACAGAGGATGAAACAGACAGATCTCAGTGCCCTCGGTCACACTGACCTCCTCCAGAGGCTGCAAGCAGTCAGCAGGACCCTGAAACATGAAGTTACTGCAGCCCAACACCCACCCTCACCCTGCAGCACCCACCAGGACCCCTCAAGGGCCAAGGAAGGGCTTGAGGGGTAGAcctggctgtgggatggggagcaggggaagccagCTGCACTGCCTCTGAACTAGGCACTGGGTAGATGGGGCAGGAGAGAGTGTGCAAGCCCCAGACCCTGCCTCTTCTCAGCTGTGGTCCCATGCAATGTGCTTAGGAGgggctggaagcagagcagcagctggcactgctctgcctggGCTTGCCCATCCAGTATTTCTGCTCAAGCAAGCCCCAGGCAAGCCCATGCTGACCAGAGGCATGGCCATGTGATGCTGAGCCAGGGGAGCctccagagctggctgtgagggagTTGGGGTTCAGCAAGTAGTGCACAACAAGAGCTCAAACTGCTTGGGTGGTCCCTCAGCTCCCATTTCAGATCCTCAATATTTcatcctgcaggagctggtgTGCACAGGGAAGGCAGCAGCATTGATCTCAGGCAGGAAATCAATGGGTCCTTCCAGCCTGGGGAGCATGACCAGCCAGCCCACGCTCCCTGGCATTTTCGTGACATTTCCCAATCCGAGTGTCTGCGCAAGGACTGATGGCCACAGCTCCAAGGCAGCTGTCCCTCTGCAcaggccccagccccagctcagctgaGAGCCCAGGAAGGGTGCAGGCATCCCATTTGTGCCCTCCCTGCCATGCCCTCAGTGTCCCTGGACCTGCagacccagcagagcagcagagccccagggaGATGGGGTGAAGCAGCCCTGGTGTCCATCACCCTGCACATGGCtcacccaccaccctgcccaggAGCATGGCCTGGGCTCAGTCCCATGCTGGGACCACAGCTGGGTGCTCAGGGACACAAGCAGGGCACAAATCAGGCCAGTGGCTTTTTTAATTCTCAGTGAGGCTCAGCCCATGCAAGGCAGGGATGGAGGAAGGCTCCCCACATTCCCCACAAGTTCAGGTGACCACGGTGGGCAGAGGAAGAAGAGATTGGCACCCAGTACATGCTGGTcagagaggggagaggggagcaTATTCATGTGACACAGACAGTTATGGAGCTCTGCCTTGGCACTACAGACAGCCTGGAGATCCCTTTGTCCCATATTGTCCCCCCTGGACTCCAGCTCTGGAGGGAGCAGCCGTGCTCCTTCCCTTGCCCTCAAAGGGTGGGaatgcagggcatggaaaggctgGGAGCAAGGAGCTGTACCAGCACCCTGCAGCCAGGCACCAGCTGGCACCACTGAGGAGATGTGCCACAAAATCAGGGTTACACTGGTGCCAGACAGCTCTGAAGAGTCTCAAGGGAGAAGGCACCCACATACTATTTTTCCCCCATTAATGGGGTTTTTCCACAATCCCATGCAGACCTCTGGGATCTCTGGCCAGGTGCAGGCACCTCCGGGGGCACTCATCCATCCCCGTGTCCCAAAACAGCCTGGGATGCCTAAGCCCCCATCTCCAATACCTGTGGGTTCACCCCACTGGGCCAGGAGGGATGGAATATTTTTAGGGACTGCTGACATATCCCTGACAGAAGTCAGCGTCCCCACACCACAAGGGATGCCCAGGCCTGGTGCTGAGGATGCATTTCTGTGCATCCAGGGCACAGCGAGGTCACTGCCAGCATGTCCCTGGTGGGACAGCACAGAGAGGCAGGGACCCCCCTCGCTCCTGCCGTGCTCCTCACCACAGCCTGAGTGCCCCAGTCAGACGGAAGCCAGCAGTGAGGAAAGCCGGCCCCAGAGTCCCCGTCCTGCCACTCTTCAGCAGAGGGACAGTGCGTGCCTGCTGGCCCGGCCCCCCTGCACGTCCTGCAGCTCGTACTCCTCGGCGTGGGCGAGGGGCAGCGCGCCGGGCGCGGGCTCGCACTCGGTGCTGCGGCTGGCGGTGCGGGTGACGCTGGGCGAGTGTCCCCAGGGCGGGCGGCGCCCGGGCCGGCACAGCGCCTCCCGGAACATCTCCCGGAAGCGGCTGGACATCAGGTTGTACAGGATGGGGTTGGCGGCCGAGCTCAGGTAGAAGAAGACGCCCGAGATGATGTGGACGTACTGGAACATGTGGAGCATGCTGCTGGTCCAGGTGGATACAAAACTCCAGACGAGGCGGTCGGTGTGGAAGGGAGCCCAGCAGATGCCAAACACCACCACCAGCACGACTGTGGGGAGACAAGGAGCTGGTGTTACTGGGGGCGTGGGGATTGCCAACCCCACAGAGATCTCTAGCCCCTGGCCGAGCACTGCCCCATTTCAGATTTGGCCATAGCAGAGAAGCATGagagagaggaagaagaagaggggAAAGGTCCCCTCAGTGCCTTCTGGACTTgtcatggaagggctggaggtctGGACAGGATCTCCTCCCTCCATCTCCTGCCAGTGCTACTTCTGTGCTGCACTTCTCCATTCCCTGCTGGCAGGCAGCTGGGCCTGTCACAGCcatgcagcacagctggggaacTCACTCCCCAGTTAGCATCCAGCCTCCAGAAACCTGCCACCTTCACCAGCAAAGTCCAAGGAGCACGAGCTATTTGAGACTTTTCCTTGTGCtctggttttgattttgttttcttttttttttttttttttttttgttttgtaaccCAGCTCTGCTGATGGAAAGGAAAGGGTGTAGGTATGTACATGTACAGGTAGTCCTGGGGTCCTCTGCCATACCCATGCCACAATGCATCTCTGTGGCATGCAGGGCAGGTCCccctttgtccccagcccaggagctTTGGAAAGCAGAGTCACCACTTGTCTGGGAGGTGGCAGAGAAGCAGCCTGGCCGTGCTGTTGGACTGGGCTGGGCAATCTGCCACGGCTGTGCCACCAGGGGACTGGGAGTGTGTGGAGGAGCTACCCAAGGGCAGGCAGCTCCCACTCCTGGAAAGGGGCCAGgggctctgggaaccatggtggagAGGGAGCAAGAGTGAAGAGCAGTGGGAAAGAGGATGTTTCAATCAGCCTTGGGTCATTGTCCCATTAGAGTCAcagaggctgtggggctgggcagaAGTGCTTCCCTTCTGGGAAACCCCACCACAGCCACCAGCATCTGAGGTCTGGGTGGAGGGATGGGGAGTGGGTTTCCGCATCCCAACCCACCTCCTTTCTCTTTCTCACCCTGCACTTCCCTCAAGGAGGGGATATAGTATAGATTGGAGGGAGCTGGGCAGTCCTTACTGCTGGACTAGAATCACCAGATCTGCCTTTGCCCCAGCACCCCACAAGCCAAACCCACAGCTTTCCTTTGGGATGACCCAGCCATGGTGCTCTGGACTGCCCATGACTCAGTTTCCCCCCAGCACCCTCCCAATGCAGCCTTGGGAGGcagtccctggctctgccctgcccagacTCACACAGCATCTTTGTGACCTGCCTCCTCTTGACCTTCTTCTGCCCCTGGTGGCTGTGGCAGTTGCGGCTGCTGCCGTTCTTGGCTCCCAAGGCTTCCAGCATCTTTTCTTTCTTGAGCTGCAGCCCAATAAGAAGGTAGAGGACACTGATGGTCCCCATgggcaggaagaagaagaggatGGTGGTGACCTGGATGATGAGATTGTAGGTCAAGCGTGGTTTCACCAGGGTGCAGATCTCTGAATCAGGCACCCGCCCCCGTCCTGGCACGTAGAGAGGCTGCAGCCCGTGGAGGCTGGTGTTGGGGATGGAGCAGATGACTGACAAGACCCAGATGGTGACAATGACCCTCTTGGCGTGGTTCCTGGTCACCACGTACTTGGCTTT from Melospiza melodia melodia isolate bMelMel2 chromosome 12, bMelMel2.pri, whole genome shotgun sequence includes:
- the NMUR1 gene encoding neuromedin-U receptor 1; this translates as MNPYVNCSSSEFPLPQQDFSVEPISPDLSNRTHPETFFDPKDANLTEEQLRDKYLGPRRSNFFVPVCVIYLLIFLVGAVGNTLTCIVILRHRFMRTPTNYYLFSLAVSDLLVLLLGMPLELYDMWSNYPFLLGASGCYFKTLLFEAVCFASILNVTALSVERYIAVVHPLKAKYVVTRNHAKRVIVTIWVLSVICSIPNTSLHGLQPLYVPGRGRVPDSEICTLVKPRLTYNLIIQVTTILFFFLPMGTISVLYLLIGLQLKKEKMLEALGAKNGSSRNCHSHQGQKKVKRRQVTKMLFVLVVVFGICWAPFHTDRLVWSFVSTWTSSMLHMFQYVHIISGVFFYLSSAANPILYNLMSSRFREMFREALCRPGRRPPWGHSPSVTRTASRSTECEPAPGALPLAHAEEYELQDVQGGRASRHALSLC